In Heliangelus exortis chromosome W, bHelExo1.hap1, whole genome shotgun sequence, the following proteins share a genomic window:
- the LOC139789169 gene encoding olfactory receptor 14J1-like — protein MTEQYPQRQQISNCSSISQFLLLAFADRRELQLLHFWLFLGIYLAALLGNGLIITTIACDHHLHTPMYFFLLNLSLLDLGSISTTLPKAMAHSLWDNTNISYNRCAAQLFFFVFFITAEFSLLTIMSYDRYVAICKTLHYGTLLGSRACVHMAAAAWGTEFLYCLLHTANTFSLPLCQGNALDQFFCEIPQILKLSCSHSHLRELGLIVFSVFLVFLCFLYIFMSYMEIFRAVRRITSEQGRHKAFSTCLPHLAVVSLFISTVMFAHLKPPSTSSPSVDLVVALLYSVVPPAVNPLIYSMRNQELKGAVGKKMTELLS, from the coding sequence atgacagaGCAGTATCCCCAGAGGCAGCAGATATCCAACTGCAGCTCCATCAgccagttcctcctcctggcatttgcagacaggcgggagctgcagctcttgcacttctggctcttcctgggcatctaccttgctgccctcctgggcaacggcctcatcatcaccaccatcgcctgtgaccaccacctccacacccccatgtacttcttcctccttaacctctccctcctcgacctgggatccatctccaccactctgcccaaagccatggccCATTCCCTCTGGGACAACACGAACATCTCCTACAACAgatgtgctgcacagctcttcttctttgtcttcttcatCACAGCTGAGTTTTCTCTCCTGACCATCATGTCCTACGACCGCTACGTGGCCATCTGCAAAACCCTGCACTacgggaccctcctgggcagcagagcttgtgtccacatggcagcagctgcctggggcactgAGTTCCTCTATTgtctgctgcacacagccaatacattttccctgcctctctgccagggcaatgccctggaccagttcttctgtgaaatcccccagatcctcaagctctcctgTTCACACTCCCACCTCAGGGAACTTGGGCTTATTGTGTTTAGTGTCTTTTTagtatttctctgttttctttacatttttatgtcCTATAtggagatcttcagggctgtTCGGAGGATCacctctgagcagggaaggcacaaagccttttccacgtgcctccctcacctggctgTGGTCTCCCTGTTCATCAGTACAGTTATGTTTGCCCACCTGAAGcccccctccacctcctccccatccGTAGACCTGGTGGTGGCACTTCTGTACTCggtggttcctccagcagtgaaccccctcatctacagcatgaggaacCAGGAGCTCAAGGGTGCTGTGGGGAAAAAGATGACAGAGTTGCTTTCATAA